The following are encoded in a window of Cupriavidus oxalaticus genomic DNA:
- a CDS encoding DUF1415 domain-containing protein produces MSSAATSAAAADSVIAATRHWLERAVIGLNLCPFAKSVYVKEQVRYVVSTATEAPDVLDELERELRLLDETDPAEIDTTLLILPRAVADFLDYNDLLYFADRLLGSLGLAGTLQIASFHPQYQFADSEPDDIENYTNRAPYPILHLLREDSIARAAAAFPDAADIYERNQATMRRLGHAGWRRVMAGEDEAEDKATGKNPLPKD; encoded by the coding sequence ATGTCTTCCGCCGCCACTTCCGCAGCCGCCGCAGATTCCGTTATCGCCGCCACCCGCCACTGGCTGGAACGCGCGGTGATCGGCCTGAACCTGTGCCCCTTTGCCAAGAGCGTCTATGTGAAGGAGCAGGTGCGCTACGTGGTCAGCACGGCGACCGAAGCGCCGGATGTGCTGGATGAGCTTGAGCGCGAGCTCCGCCTGCTCGATGAGACGGATCCGGCGGAGATCGACACCACGCTGCTGATCCTGCCCCGCGCGGTGGCCGATTTCCTCGACTACAACGACCTGCTGTACTTCGCCGACCGCCTGCTCGGCAGCCTGGGCCTGGCAGGCACGCTGCAGATCGCCAGCTTCCATCCGCAGTACCAGTTTGCCGATAGCGAGCCGGACGATATCGAGAACTACACCAACCGCGCACCGTATCCGATCCTGCACTTGCTGCGCGAGGACAGCATCGCGCGCGCGGCGGCGGCCTTCCCGGATGCGGCGGATATCTACGAGCGCAACCAGGCGACCATGCGCCGCCTGGGGCATGCGGGCTGGCGCCGTGTGATGGCGGGCGAGGACGAAGCCGAAGACAAGGCCACCGGCAAAAACCCGCTCCCGAAAGACTAA
- a CDS encoding aminotransferase-like domain-containing protein codes for MESTPLYRQVAGHYRRAIESGTLTAGDRMPSVRALMGLHGVSLSTALQACRQLESDGLLEARPRAGYFVSAPLRAPLAPLTEPDAALPDPAQYVGIHQRISGLLARSQHQHVHTNLGGAYCAPSLYPADALRGAAARALRRHPMLFAEAVEPEGHAPLRGAIARQALHARMQLAPEEIVITHGCTEALNLALRAVAGPGDVIAVESPTYYGLLQILESLGMRALEIPCSPQTGISLEALELAAQHYDNIRAVAVVPNLQNPLGCIMPDAHKARLVQWCEARGIALIEDDCFSATADGDTQPAAAKAWDGSGNVIHCASLHKVLAPGMRLGWIAAGKWQPRVEMLKFGLSRPNEMLSQMAAADFLASGAHERHLRRLRTRLQLQREWFAQAVAASFPAGTRLGAPRGGMHLWVEMPAQVSSEAVFDQALQAGIRVMPGVMFSNAGRFDHCLRINCGTPRSAQIERALATLAGIVHRLAG; via the coding sequence ATGGAATCCACCCCGCTCTACCGCCAGGTTGCCGGCCACTACCGCCGCGCCATCGAATCCGGCACGCTGACCGCCGGCGACCGCATGCCGTCCGTGCGCGCGCTGATGGGACTGCACGGCGTCAGCCTGTCCACGGCGCTGCAGGCCTGCCGCCAGCTGGAGAGCGACGGCCTGCTCGAAGCCCGTCCGCGCGCCGGCTATTTTGTTTCGGCGCCGCTGCGCGCGCCGCTGGCACCGCTGACCGAACCCGACGCCGCGCTGCCCGACCCCGCGCAGTACGTCGGCATCCACCAGCGCATTTCGGGACTGCTGGCCCGCAGCCAGCACCAGCATGTCCATACCAACCTGGGCGGTGCCTACTGCGCGCCCTCGCTCTATCCCGCCGATGCGCTGCGCGGCGCCGCGGCGCGCGCCCTGCGCCGGCATCCGATGCTGTTCGCCGAGGCGGTCGAGCCGGAAGGCCATGCGCCGCTGCGCGGCGCCATCGCGCGCCAGGCGCTGCACGCGCGGATGCAGCTGGCGCCGGAGGAGATCGTCATCACGCACGGCTGCACCGAGGCGCTCAACCTGGCGTTGCGCGCGGTGGCCGGCCCGGGCGACGTGATCGCGGTGGAGTCTCCCACCTACTACGGCCTGCTGCAGATCCTCGAAAGCCTCGGCATGCGCGCGCTGGAAATCCCGTGCAGCCCGCAGACCGGGATCTCGCTCGAGGCGCTCGAGCTGGCGGCGCAGCACTACGACAATATCCGCGCGGTGGCGGTGGTGCCCAACCTGCAGAACCCGCTCGGCTGCATCATGCCGGACGCGCACAAGGCGCGGCTGGTGCAGTGGTGCGAGGCGCGCGGCATCGCGCTGATCGAGGACGACTGCTTCTCCGCCACCGCCGACGGCGATACCCAGCCGGCGGCGGCCAAGGCCTGGGATGGCAGCGGCAACGTGATCCACTGCGCCTCGCTGCACAAGGTGCTGGCGCCGGGCATGCGGCTCGGCTGGATCGCTGCCGGCAAATGGCAGCCGCGCGTCGAAATGCTCAAGTTCGGGCTGTCGCGGCCCAACGAGATGCTGTCGCAGATGGCCGCGGCGGACTTCCTCGCCAGCGGCGCGCATGAACGGCACCTGCGCCGTCTGCGCACGCGGCTGCAGCTGCAGCGCGAATGGTTCGCGCAGGCGGTGGCGGCCAGCTTTCCGGCGGGCACACGGCTGGGTGCGCCGCGCGGCGGCATGCACCTGTGGGTCGAGATGCCCGCGCAGGTATCGTCCGAGGCGGTGTTCGACCAGGCGCTGCAGGCTGGCATCCGCGTGATGCCCGGGGTGATGTTCTCCAACGCCGGGCGCTTCGACCATTGCCTGCGCATCAACTGCGGCACGCCGCGCTCGGCGCAGATCGAGCGGGCACTGGCCACGCTGGCCGGCATTGTGCACCGCCTGGCCGGCTAG
- a CDS encoding DUF2252 domain-containing protein: MRRDRGKAVRQQVPRGAHEALGNLDRDPVKLLEISSEGRVPRLVPLRYGRMLESPFAFYRGTAIIQAHDLAGTPDTGLTMQVCGDAHVANFGGYATPERALLFDLNDFDETSPGPWEWDLKRLCASFVVAARHLRHPADTADDLVRQAARSYRDRMQAYAGMGMLDTWYDRITFERLLDEETSPNVQKRIRRGIERAADRTHETLLPKLAERVEGRWRILDAPPAVFHVRGKQTLFDPGDDWLTAADPEQTLEQSFKDYLSTLAPDRRRLLGHFTRHDQAFKVVGVGSVGTRCMILLMVDQHDKPLFLQVKEARRSVVARFFKGPQAAHEGRRVVEGQRLMQAASDLFLGWTKGPFGRHFYMRQLRDMKLSPQLELMDAEVFGRYAALCGWVLARAHAKGSGLAAEVSGYLGRSDRMTDAMVGYANGYADQVERDYGQFVAACRSGRLEARTDADMAGEFRV; this comes from the coding sequence GTGCGCCGCGATCGCGGCAAGGCCGTTCGCCAGCAGGTGCCACGCGGGGCGCACGAGGCGCTGGGCAACCTGGACCGCGATCCCGTCAAGCTGCTCGAGATCAGCAGCGAGGGGCGCGTGCCCCGGCTGGTGCCGCTGCGCTACGGCCGCATGCTGGAATCGCCGTTCGCCTTCTACCGCGGCACCGCCATCATCCAGGCGCACGACCTCGCCGGCACGCCCGACACGGGCCTGACCATGCAGGTCTGCGGCGATGCCCATGTGGCCAACTTCGGGGGCTATGCCACACCCGAACGCGCGCTGCTGTTCGACCTCAACGATTTCGACGAAACCAGCCCCGGTCCGTGGGAATGGGACCTGAAGCGGCTGTGCGCCAGCTTCGTGGTGGCTGCGCGCCATTTGCGCCATCCCGCCGACACCGCCGACGACCTGGTGCGCCAGGCGGCGCGCAGCTACCGGGACCGGATGCAGGCCTACGCCGGGATGGGCATGCTCGACACCTGGTACGACCGCATCACCTTCGAGCGGCTGCTGGACGAAGAGACCTCGCCCAATGTGCAGAAACGCATCCGCCGCGGCATCGAGCGCGCGGCCGACCGTACCCACGAAACGCTGCTGCCCAAGCTGGCCGAACGCGTCGAAGGCCGCTGGCGGATCCTGGACGCGCCTCCCGCCGTGTTTCATGTACGCGGCAAGCAGACGCTGTTCGATCCGGGCGACGACTGGCTGACCGCGGCAGATCCCGAACAGACGCTGGAACAGTCGTTCAAGGACTACCTGTCGACGCTGGCGCCCGACCGGCGCCGGCTGCTGGGCCACTTCACGCGCCACGACCAGGCCTTCAAGGTGGTCGGGGTCGGCAGCGTCGGCACGCGCTGCATGATCCTGCTGATGGTCGACCAGCACGACAAGCCGCTGTTCCTCCAGGTCAAGGAAGCCAGGCGCTCGGTGGTGGCGCGCTTTTTCAAGGGGCCGCAGGCGGCGCACGAGGGGCGCCGCGTGGTCGAGGGCCAGCGCCTGATGCAGGCGGCCAGCGACCTGTTCCTGGGCTGGACCAAGGGGCCGTTCGGGCGGCACTTTTACATGCGGCAGTTGCGCGACATGAAGCTCTCGCCCCAGCTCGAACTGATGGATGCGGAAGTCTTCGGCCGCTACGCCGCGCTGTGCGGCTGGGTGCTGGCGCGGGCGCATGCCAAGGGCAGCGGGCTGGCCGCCGAGGTCAGCGGCTACCTGGGGCGCAGCGACCGGATGACCGATGCGATGGTAGGCTACGCCAATGGCTATGCCGACCAGGTCGAGCGCGACTATGGGCAGTTCGTCGCCGCGTGCCGGTCGGGCCGTCTGGAGGCGCGCACCGACGCCGACATGGCGGGGGAATTCCGCGTATAG
- a CDS encoding class I SAM-dependent methyltransferase: protein MSNTHEIRPGQSLELLKELHILTRDGKMNQDSRRKLKQVYHLFQFIEPLLQQVKDERGRVTLVDHGAGKSYLGFILYDLFFKALKDDSHIYGIETREELVKTSQALAARLGFPGMSFLNLSVADSITSPQLPPTVDVVTALHACNTATDDAIRFALAKRAQHIVLVPCCQAEVASVLRKHKGKLLAGNPLTEIWRHPLHTREFGSQVTNVLRCLQLEAHGYQVSVTELVGWEHSMKNELIIAQYKDLPRRRPAERLQNVLETLGLEEMNERFFTAPVSVTPVTPAEPA, encoded by the coding sequence ATGTCAAATACCCACGAAATCCGCCCCGGCCAGTCCCTCGAGCTGCTCAAGGAACTCCATATCCTGACGCGCGACGGCAAGATGAACCAGGACAGCCGGCGCAAGCTCAAGCAGGTCTACCACCTGTTCCAGTTCATCGAGCCGCTGCTGCAGCAGGTCAAGGATGAGCGCGGCCGCGTCACGCTGGTCGACCACGGCGCCGGCAAGTCGTACCTCGGTTTCATCCTGTATGACCTGTTCTTCAAGGCTTTGAAGGACGACTCCCATATCTACGGCATCGAGACGCGCGAGGAACTGGTGAAGACCTCGCAGGCGCTGGCAGCGCGGCTGGGCTTTCCCGGGATGTCGTTCCTGAACCTGTCGGTGGCGGACTCGATCACCTCGCCGCAGCTGCCGCCGACCGTCGACGTGGTCACCGCGCTGCATGCGTGCAATACCGCCACCGACGACGCCATCCGCTTCGCGCTGGCCAAGCGCGCGCAGCACATCGTGCTGGTGCCCTGCTGCCAGGCCGAAGTGGCCAGCGTGCTGCGCAAGCACAAGGGCAAGCTGCTGGCGGGCAATCCGCTGACCGAGATCTGGCGCCATCCGCTGCATACGCGCGAATTCGGCAGCCAGGTGACCAATGTGCTGCGCTGCCTGCAGCTGGAGGCGCATGGCTACCAGGTCAGCGTGACCGAGCTGGTGGGATGGGAGCACTCGATGAAGAACGAGCTCATCATCGCCCAGTACAAGGACCTGCCGCGCCGGCGCCCGGCGGAGCGGCTGCAGAACGTGCTGGAAACGCTGGGGCTGGAAGAGATGAACGAGCGCTTCTTCACCGCTCCGGTTTCGGTCACGCCGGTCACGCCGGCCGAGCCAGCGTAA
- the lpxO gene encoding lipid A hydroxylase LpxO, which produces MIKWIIVAGYLGAILYVHFRGKVRLKIWRQLLDHSALVAPINCFMYAFSGVPRTPYIPVDRFPDLEKLRAAWPEIRDEGLALAAMRKIKAADKNDDAGFNSFFKYGWKRFYLKWYEAQHPSAEVLCPKTVALLRELPSVKAAMFAELPPGGKLNPHRDPFAGSLRYHLGLSTPNDDRCFIEVDGERHSWRDGEGVVFDETYLHWAENRSDANRLILFCDIERPMRYGWAARFNHWMGRKVMTAASSPNDEHDQTGMINKLFRFVWLGGQYRRRFKAWNRQLYYVAKFGLIVGGVALVIFL; this is translated from the coding sequence GTGATCAAGTGGATAATCGTCGCGGGCTACCTCGGTGCCATCCTGTATGTGCACTTCCGCGGCAAGGTAAGGCTGAAGATCTGGCGCCAGCTGCTGGACCATTCGGCGCTGGTCGCGCCGATCAACTGCTTCATGTACGCGTTCTCGGGCGTGCCGCGCACGCCATATATCCCGGTCGATCGTTTCCCGGACCTGGAGAAGCTGCGCGCCGCGTGGCCGGAGATCCGCGACGAAGGCCTGGCGCTGGCCGCGATGCGCAAGATCAAGGCCGCGGACAAGAACGACGACGCCGGCTTCAATTCGTTCTTCAAGTACGGCTGGAAGCGCTTCTACCTGAAGTGGTACGAGGCCCAGCACCCGTCCGCCGAAGTGCTGTGCCCCAAGACCGTGGCGCTGCTGCGCGAGCTGCCGAGCGTGAAGGCCGCGATGTTCGCCGAGCTGCCGCCGGGCGGCAAGCTCAATCCGCACCGCGACCCGTTCGCCGGCTCGCTGCGCTACCACCTGGGCTTGTCCACGCCCAACGATGACCGCTGCTTCATCGAGGTCGACGGCGAGCGCCACAGCTGGCGCGACGGCGAGGGCGTGGTGTTCGACGAGACCTACCTGCACTGGGCCGAGAACCGCAGCGACGCCAACCGGCTGATCCTGTTCTGCGATATCGAGCGGCCGATGCGCTATGGCTGGGCCGCCAGGTTCAACCACTGGATGGGCCGCAAGGTCATGACCGCGGCCAGCTCGCCCAACGACGAGCACGACCAGACCGGCATGATCAACAAGCTGTTCCGCTTTGTCTGGCTGGGCGGGCAATATCGCCGCCGCTTCAAGGCGTGGAACCGCCAGCTGTACTACGTGGCGAAGTTCGGGCTGATCGTGGGGGGCGTGGCGCTGGTCATCTTCCTGTAG
- a CDS encoding TIGR03862 family flavoprotein, translating into MSLANPSPSLSNRPDVAIIGGGPAGLMAAEVLVAQGLSVAVYDAMPSVGRKFLMAGKGGMNLTHAEPEPAFLGRYGDRAAQIAPMLGDFGPQALREWVHGLGIDTFVGSSGRVFPTDMKAAPMLRAWLHRLREAGVQFHMRHRWLDWLDCHEGAPHTLRFATPQGEASVSARAVVLALGGASWARLGSDGAWVPRLTERGVDVAPLRPANCGFDAAWSESFADRFAGTPVKPVAIALTDRDGNAHYRQGEFVISATGIEGSVVYALSAPIRDRIEADGSAVIHLDLLPSHTAEQVGNAVNHPRGSRSLSSHLQSRLGITGVKAGLLRECLAKDAMQDPGTLAVSLKALPLRLLRPRPIDEVISSAGGVRFEAMDERLMLRALPGVFCAGEMLDWEAPTGGYLLTACFASGRTAALGAAAYLRQT; encoded by the coding sequence ATGTCCCTCGCCAATCCTTCCCCTTCGCTTTCCAACCGCCCCGACGTGGCAATCATCGGCGGCGGCCCGGCCGGGCTGATGGCGGCCGAGGTACTGGTGGCGCAAGGCCTCAGCGTGGCGGTCTATGACGCGATGCCGTCGGTCGGGCGCAAGTTCCTGATGGCCGGCAAGGGCGGCATGAACCTCACGCATGCCGAGCCGGAACCCGCCTTCCTCGGCCGCTATGGCGACCGTGCCGCGCAGATCGCGCCGATGCTTGGGGACTTCGGCCCGCAGGCGCTGCGCGAGTGGGTGCACGGGCTTGGCATCGACACCTTCGTCGGCAGCTCGGGCCGCGTTTTCCCGACCGACATGAAGGCCGCGCCGATGTTGCGCGCGTGGCTGCACCGGTTGCGCGAGGCCGGCGTGCAGTTCCATATGCGCCATCGCTGGCTGGACTGGCTGGACTGTCATGAGGGCGCGCCGCATACGCTGCGTTTTGCCACGCCGCAGGGCGAAGCATCCGTGTCCGCACGTGCCGTGGTGCTGGCGCTCGGCGGCGCAAGCTGGGCGCGGCTGGGATCGGATGGCGCGTGGGTGCCGCGGCTGACGGAGCGTGGCGTCGATGTCGCACCGCTGCGTCCCGCCAACTGCGGTTTCGATGCGGCATGGAGCGAATCGTTTGCCGACCGTTTCGCCGGCACGCCGGTCAAGCCGGTGGCGATCGCATTGACCGATCGCGACGGCAACGCACACTACCGCCAGGGCGAGTTCGTCATCAGCGCCACCGGCATCGAAGGCAGCGTGGTCTATGCGCTGTCGGCGCCGATCCGCGACCGGATCGAAGCCGATGGCAGCGCGGTGATCCACCTCGACCTGCTGCCCTCGCACACCGCGGAACAGGTCGGCAACGCAGTGAACCATCCGCGCGGGTCGCGTTCGCTGTCCAGCCACCTGCAGAGCCGGCTCGGCATCACCGGCGTCAAGGCCGGACTGCTGCGCGAATGCCTGGCGAAAGATGCGATGCAGGATCCCGGCACGCTGGCCGTATCGCTCAAGGCGCTGCCGCTGCGCCTGCTGCGCCCGCGGCCGATTGACGAGGTCATCAGCAGCGCCGGCGGCGTGCGTTTCGAAGCGATGGATGAACGGCTGATGCTGCGCGCCCTGCCCGGCGTGTTCTGCGCGGGCGAAATGCTGGACTGGGAAGCGCCCACCGGCGGCTACCTGCTGACGGCCTGCTTCGCCAGCGGACGCACCGCGGCGCTGGGCGCCGCGGCGTATCTGAGGCAAACCTAA
- a CDS encoding sensor domain-containing diguanylate cyclase — protein sequence MSSLSAASRNRPVGTGPDNSLDDYRTLFRLAPVSLWLEDFSDVRVHFEQLRRDGVTDLRAYLRANPHQVAQCSSLIRVIDVNQRTLDLFHAADLDDLVANLETVFRDDMFDQHVEELGQLWDGANRFASQTVNYTLDGERLDIRLEATVMPGHEGTWERVLLSIEDITARARTERDLRRSEQYAVGLFEHSPVSLWVEDFSAVKVLLDEVRAAGITDFRTFLNVHPDFVSRCMQEIRVLDVNRQTLLMFGAESREILLSRLGDVFRDDMRIHFAEQLIDLWHEKLWQQREVINYALDGRQVDVFMQWSVFPGCEADWDQVLVSLTDITARKKAEAYVEFLGKHDVLTKLYNRAYYEDELSRLGRKGPWPVSVVAVDLNGLKVVNDQFGHGDGDGLLRRTGEVLKKAVGEQACVARIGGDEFMVLLPGRDERGAATVVEQIEKVVELNNTFYPGVRLSFSIGHATCVQGERLTDAVKVADSRMYEAKRAHYEALGKERRREN from the coding sequence TTGAGCAGTCTATCCGCGGCATCGCGCAACCGCCCTGTCGGCACCGGGCCGGACAACAGCCTCGACGATTACCGGACGCTGTTCCGACTCGCCCCCGTGTCACTGTGGCTGGAAGACTTCAGCGACGTGCGGGTGCATTTCGAACAACTGCGCCGCGACGGGGTCACCGACCTGCGCGCCTACCTGCGCGCCAATCCGCACCAGGTGGCGCAGTGTTCGTCGCTGATCCGCGTGATCGACGTCAACCAGCGCACGCTCGACCTGTTCCATGCGGCCGACCTCGACGACCTCGTCGCCAACCTCGAGACGGTCTTCCGCGACGACATGTTCGACCAGCACGTGGAAGAACTCGGCCAGCTCTGGGACGGCGCCAACCGCTTCGCCAGCCAGACCGTCAACTACACGCTGGACGGCGAACGCCTCGACATCCGGCTCGAAGCCACGGTGATGCCCGGCCATGAAGGCACATGGGAGCGCGTGCTGCTGTCGATCGAGGACATCACCGCGCGCGCGCGCACCGAACGCGACTTGCGCCGCAGCGAGCAATACGCCGTCGGCCTGTTCGAGCACTCGCCGGTGTCGCTGTGGGTGGAAGACTTCAGCGCGGTCAAGGTGCTGCTCGATGAAGTGCGCGCGGCCGGCATCACCGACTTCCGCACCTTCCTCAACGTGCATCCGGACTTCGTCTCGCGCTGCATGCAGGAGATCCGCGTGCTCGACGTCAACCGGCAGACGCTGCTGATGTTCGGCGCCGAGTCCAGGGAGATCCTGCTGTCGCGCCTGGGCGACGTGTTCCGCGACGACATGCGCATCCATTTCGCCGAGCAGCTGATCGACCTCTGGCACGAAAAGCTGTGGCAGCAGCGCGAGGTCATCAACTACGCGCTCGACGGCCGCCAGGTCGACGTCTTCATGCAGTGGTCGGTCTTCCCCGGCTGCGAGGCCGACTGGGACCAGGTGCTGGTGTCGCTGACCGATATCACCGCGCGCAAGAAGGCCGAGGCCTATGTTGAATTCCTGGGCAAGCACGACGTGCTGACCAAGCTCTACAACCGCGCCTACTACGAAGACGAACTGTCGCGGCTGGGCCGCAAGGGCCCGTGGCCGGTCAGCGTGGTGGCGGTGGACCTGAACGGGCTCAAGGTGGTCAACGACCAGTTCGGCCACGGCGACGGCGATGGCCTGCTGCGCCGCACCGGCGAGGTGCTGAAGAAGGCGGTGGGCGAGCAGGCCTGCGTGGCGCGCATCGGCGGCGACGAATTCATGGTGCTGCTGCCCGGCCGCGACGAGCGCGGCGCCGCCACGGTGGTCGAGCAGATCGAAAAGGTGGTCGAGCTGAACAACACCTTCTATCCCGGCGTGCGCCTGAGCTTTTCCATCGGCCACGCCACCTGCGTGCAGGGCGAGCGCCTCACCGACGCGGTCAAGGTGGCCGACAGCCGCATGTACGAAGCCAAGCGCGCGCACTACGAGGCGCTGGGCAAGGAGCGTCGGCGCGAGAACTGA
- a CDS encoding NAD(P)/FAD-dependent oxidoreductase, with product MLRLSEVKLPLDHTEADLDAAVRAGAAQIGVKGDGLIGYTVFRRAHDARKRSDIKLTYIIDLEVSDEAAARKRMAGKPNWSVTPDMEYHFVARAPQGGPALRPVVIGMGPCGLLAGLILAQSGFRPIVLERGKEVRERTKDTFGLWRKSVLNPESNVQFGEGGAGTFSDGKLYSQIKDPKHYGRKVLNEFVRAGAPEDILYKARPHIGTFRLVSMVEKMRAEIIELGGEIRFETRVDDIEIDGGRVRGLKLSNGEYLEADHVIMAVGHSARDTFQMLHERGVFMEAKPFSLGFRIEHPQGLINRSRFGKFAGNKLLGAADYKVVHHCSNGRSVYSFCMCPGGTVVAAASEPGRVVTNGMSQYKRAERNANAGIVVGITPDDYPGGPLAGIEFQRKWEERAFELGGSNYNAPGQLVGDFIAGRASTSLGSVEPSYKPGVTPTDLSTSLPDYVIEAIREGIPEIDKKLPGFALHDAVLTGVETRTSSPLRIRRNNDDYQSINVRGLYPAGEGAGYAGGIYSAAIDGIEVAEAVALSIVGGKQA from the coding sequence ATGCTACGTCTAAGTGAAGTCAAACTCCCGCTCGACCATACCGAAGCCGACCTGGACGCCGCCGTGCGTGCCGGCGCCGCGCAGATCGGCGTCAAGGGAGACGGCCTGATCGGCTATACCGTATTCCGCCGCGCCCACGATGCGCGCAAGCGCTCCGATATCAAGCTGACCTACATCATCGATCTCGAAGTCAGCGACGAAGCCGCGGCGCGCAAGCGCATGGCCGGCAAGCCCAACTGGAGCGTGACGCCCGACATGGAGTACCACTTCGTCGCGCGCGCCCCGCAGGGCGGGCCCGCGCTGCGCCCGGTGGTGATCGGCATGGGCCCGTGCGGGCTGCTCGCCGGCCTGATCCTGGCGCAGTCGGGCTTCCGCCCGATCGTGCTGGAGCGCGGCAAGGAAGTGCGCGAGCGCACCAAGGACACGTTCGGCCTGTGGCGCAAGAGCGTGCTCAACCCGGAGTCGAACGTGCAGTTCGGCGAAGGCGGCGCGGGCACGTTCTCGGACGGCAAGCTGTACAGCCAGATCAAGGACCCGAAGCACTACGGGCGCAAGGTGCTGAACGAGTTCGTGCGCGCCGGCGCGCCGGAAGACATCCTGTACAAGGCGCGCCCGCATATCGGCACCTTCCGCCTGGTCAGCATGGTCGAGAAGATGCGCGCCGAGATCATCGAGCTGGGCGGCGAGATCCGCTTCGAGACCCGCGTCGACGATATCGAAATCGATGGCGGCCGGGTGCGCGGCCTGAAGCTGTCCAACGGCGAATACCTCGAGGCCGACCACGTCATCATGGCGGTGGGCCACAGCGCGCGCGACACCTTCCAGATGCTGCACGAGCGCGGCGTGTTCATGGAGGCCAAGCCGTTTTCGCTGGGCTTCCGCATCGAGCATCCGCAGGGGCTGATCAACCGCAGCCGCTTCGGCAAGTTCGCCGGCAACAAGCTGCTGGGCGCCGCCGACTACAAGGTGGTGCACCATTGCAGCAACGGGCGTTCGGTGTACAGCTTCTGCATGTGCCCGGGCGGCACGGTGGTGGCGGCGGCGTCGGAGCCGGGGCGCGTGGTCACCAACGGCATGAGCCAGTACAAGCGCGCCGAGCGCAATGCCAACGCCGGCATCGTGGTCGGGATCACGCCGGACGACTATCCGGGCGGCCCGCTGGCCGGCATCGAGTTCCAGCGCAAGTGGGAAGAGCGCGCGTTCGAGCTGGGCGGCAGCAACTACAACGCGCCGGGCCAGCTGGTGGGCGACTTTATCGCCGGCCGTGCGTCGACGTCGCTGGGCTCGGTCGAGCCTTCGTACAAGCCGGGCGTGACGCCGACCGACCTGAGCACGTCGCTGCCAGACTACGTGATCGAGGCGATCCGCGAAGGCATTCCGGAGATCGACAAGAAGCTGCCGGGCTTCGCGCTGCATGACGCGGTGCTGACCGGCGTGGAGACGCGCACCTCGTCGCCGCTGCGCATCCGCCGCAACAACGACGATTACCAGAGCATCAATGTCAGGGGCCTGTACCCGGCGGGCGAGGGCGCGGGCTATGCCGGCGGCATCTACTCGGCCGCGATCGATGGCATCGAGGTCGCTGAAGCGGTGGCGCTCAGCATCGTCGGCGGCAAGCAGGCTTAG